The Branchiostoma floridae strain S238N-H82 chromosome 18, Bfl_VNyyK, whole genome shotgun sequence DNA window ttCCCCTNNNNNNNNNNNNNNNNNNNNNNNNNNNNNNNNNNNNNNNNNNNNNNNNNNNNNNNNNNNNNNNNNNNNNNNNNNNNNNNNNNNNNNNNNNNNNNNNNNNNNNNNNNNNNNNNNNNNNNNNNNNNNNNNNNNNNNNNNNNNNNNNNNNNNNNNNNNNNNNNNNNNNNNNNNNNNNNNNNNNNNNNNNNNNNNNNNNNNNNNNNNNNNNNNNNNNNNNNNNNNNNNNNNNNNNNNNNNNNNNNNNNNNNNNNNNNNNNNNNNNNNNNNNNNNNNNNNNNNNNNNNNNNNNNNNNNNNNNNNNNNNNNNNNNNNNNNNNNNNNNNNNNNNNNNNNNNNNNNNNNNNNNNNNNNNNNNNNNNNNNNNNNNNNNNNNNNNNNNNNNNNNNNNNNNNNNNNNNNNNNNNNNNNNNNNNNNNNNNNNNNNNNNNNNNNNNNNNNNNNNNNNNNNNNNCCAACTGGAGCTCCTTGCTCCTATCAATGAAATTTTAACAATCTCCTTGCTCCTACCCAACCGAAAACTCTTTGGTGGACAAACTCCCCAGGCAATGCGTATAGACAGCGTAGATAGTCTAGTAGAGATTAATATTTCATAATAGTAATAGGCATGCCCACGCACTAGTATATTTACTCCCATCACCTTCAAGGAAAACGAACGGTCCCTCAGGTGAGTGCACAGGTATGACGTCACCTGTCCGTCATCGTCATGCAAAAATGCGTGACGTCACAGGGTTCGGCTGGGCGGAGCCTGTAGTGCATTCCGCGCCTGCGCCGCGGGGCAGCCCGTTCCAGTAGGAGACCAACAGTTGGGCAAGACGGCCGCACTTTTCACGGAGTGTTCCCAACTTCTTACCGCGACTCTTAAAGACGGGAAATATCACGTGGGGAGGACAGGTGCGACTCTGAGACAATCCGCACAGGTACGTGATTacctcacacaggtgagaagggTTGTTGTGACACTTCTggattgttttgtttacttttggcTTGTTGTCAACAATCAATTTTTTTCCCCTTGCGCGATCAACTGTAGATTCGCTTTGACACATAAGCCGTCCCAGCAGTCTTTGTTTACCTTAATGGACACAATGTTATCCTAATTATAACAATTTCGACTCCGGAGATTTGAAATTACTGAAGCGGAAAATTCCAGAGCCTTGGAGGCACCTGGATCCACCTAAGAGTTTAGTTAAAGATATTTGTCTTGGAGACTCTTAGGGTCGGAAGCCGCACGACTGAGGCGTCTTTGGCAGTCTTGAAGACACGTTTTTAAGTAAAACCGTCGTCTAAGACATTCCTGTGGGAAACTTGACCCAACAGACCGTCCCGACATCGGTGTAACGTGCCGGGTAGGCATGCCGAACTGTTGTGGGTTGTCTGGCGATTTTTCTGAACTTTCTAAACTTCCAAACAAACAGACGGACTGAAGTTACGGATAAGCGAGGATTAACATACCGAGTGGCAATCCCGGACAGATGTAGCAAGACTCGCCGCCTGATGTGGCAGTTTGTGTGGCAGGTTGTGTGACAGGGCTGAGTtgctacatgtgtatccatgtgtgtgtgtggcagacAACTGGACACATGTTTATTTACAACAGCTCAAGTCTGTCAGACACCGTCAGAGTGGAACTGGACACAGGTGAACGCTGCGGGGTTCTCCTGTCGCGAAGTGCCCTGCcgtttttgttgcttttcaGAGAACAcaggaagggggaggggtggtTCTACATGGATCTCCGTGTTAGCGCTTTGCCTCGGGCGTGCCGGGGAGACCACAAATTTTCCCGATCAGCCTGCCGTAACGTAAACCCACCGACGCGTACGGAATGAAGAACACATGTCCTGTTAGCCTcgaccaggctccacaggcatGTCCTgttagcctctatcaggctccacaggctACCAGACAAGTAGTAGAAATAGGCCCGACGAAACAGAAAACACGTCAGTGCAGTTAGATGACCGGGGAGTACagtttgccaggccggccaacactcctaggccagttaACTAACTACATTGTGTACTAGGcctttattcctaacttggctaatctccaagcagatcctacggtagcataagatagaatcaaaaagctggcagaggagtgaagcaggcttaggagtgtgtttcgctacaaggcaaatgtacaccttttggctgactacacgcCATGGCCAGTTTggaactatcttatgccattcaAGATCTGATTGGAGTTTAAACTTTGCCAAAGGCCCCTTATActgccaggcgggagtctggtagagacttgcCCTGTTCTGTTTCTGACGTGACGGACAGGGTTTAACATTCGCACGGACGCCTGTTTCTTCTCTGCCTGCCTGTGTGACGTGTGGACGGGAGTGTTGCGGTGTTGCTGGGATGTGGGTCTGTGGTTTTGCGGTAATTACAGTGATTATAGTCATTACCTCATCAGTCTCATGTGACAATACATCACAATAAGTACAACCAGAAGTTCTCGGAACTAGTTTTGTCAACGCCGGGCACATTTCGCCTGTAAACAGAGTTAACAGTAATAATTCACCGATATCTCTGGAAAGTCATTCGCCCTGTTCATGCTAATTTCTTACAGTAATTTCTCGTTACTTACTTTAGTTTCACGTTGGTGACCCTGTATTCTGTGGTATCGTGGACATCGAGGGTAACCACCGctgtggccaatgaaactcctctggcggctaaactccttccgcAATCTTTGATATGATATTATCTTTTACCGCCAccagatctgcttggagattagctgagAGGGACCATATATTATTCCTGGCACGGAAACATTCACAACCCAATTTAGCATGCTTCAAGTGTCGGGCTTTTTAGGTAGCCTCTACctggctccgtggatcggtgttctaatagtagaaattggaaaatagagtcaatagtacgctaggggagtcggccggccacaAGAGTTATTTCTCACCGCCAGGCTGGCCAACACTCCTAGTCCCCTATTTTACTATTcagccaggcgggagtctggtagacacTACCGTCCCCCACTGAGCAGCCTGATAGACAACTGAGGAAACCCAGCGGCGATGGAGACGCGCGCTTTTGTTGATGGACATTTATGCCAGACGCGAtactaacatctgcttgaagaacaGACCAGACCCGTCTGTTGGGTTGTCAGACTCAGACAGCCAGGTCGGCGCGGGGACCCACATGACAACATGTCGCCGGGAGGGACGAGCTATTATCCCTGGCACGCACCACTTCATttaatagcctctaccaggccttcctagggggggtgcggggatcgtagcctccaccaggccttcctacgggggtgcagggatcgtagcctccaccaagccttcctacgggggtgcagggatcgtagcctccaccaggccttcctacgggggtgcggggatcgtagcctccatcaggccttcctacgggggtgcgggaaTCATAGAATTTAAaattggccaagggagtcaatCTATcaagtatcatcatcatcagtcactttGTTCTGCATCTACAATCTTTgaaaagtcctatagctgcattcagtcttttttatgaatgaatgaatgaagacctttattgtacagttttgcccaaccgagctaagtacaggtcacaacaagtcaagatatatacatataaaagtatcacaaatctagtctaacacaaaagttcggcttcttctcgcttcttggtaatggtgaaaatatgatCTTTCTCCACtgtgctttgcatcctgcaagcttccttaactctggagtcagtccacgctaaggttatTGCCTGACTTATATTATTACCCACCATGGAATTTGCAATTTTCTCTTCGACCATGAACTTGCCAAAAACTGTAAGGTGTACATTCCGAAGTTTCTGTTCAACGGGAGGGGGCTGTTTTGACAGCGCTTAAAAGCTGTATTGAAGTTGAGCATATCTTTAGTTTCACCTTTCTTACCCTTCTTCTCCTGAGTCCTGTTTATGACTATGAAAtgttgatttgttgttgtttttgtcctcGTTttacgtctattatttcgctagacgtggtctcttggtgctgagtaacacatggttcgttTTTAAGTCAagagtctctcttggtatttaactcttggttccttgtgcttgagagttgctggaggagtttctaggagagtacgtcgaaACGGTACTAATGATGTTGACTAGCACGTAATGTTGGGGGTCATCCGGGTTCTGCGTGCGGAGAATCCGCCATGACGGGGCTGACCTTGGGGGAGAATTATTCCGTGCCGGGAACCTGTCTGGCAAGGTCAAACTTGTCCATTCTTCTCCAAGAATCTGCTGCCAGACAAGGACTCTCAAGTTTCGTCTCAGGGTAAGATCCAAAGGCTTCAGCGTTCTTAGAAGTGTAGCTAAGACTTGAGCGTTAGACTGAGACACTTTCTACTCtccaactccaagcagaggtcagtgGGGGATATTGTCCAATTTATATCCCTTGTTTTCTCTCTGACGGCACAGAGGAAATGGGGCATTTCGTATTCAAGAAGGTCGACATCTTCcgccaccaacctctgcttggagctcAAGAGTAACCCATTCGTAATTTGAACTTTGAATGATAAGGTTTTTTTCGTAGTTCTTGTGATTTCTTTTTAAGTTTGCGAATGTGAACCAAGTATTCATGAATATTGCACAAGTGTAGAAAGTTTGTCCCGTTTACGTTGATAAAAGCCAGACTTGGAACCAGCTTAACTATATTCAAAgacaattcaatttctacagTTGGATATGATTCGGAGATCACTTGTTGAGTTTGAGCTGTTGTCTGAATCGTCCTATTGTTTTACGCTGCCTTGAGGCAGATTTCGAGGTTAACCAAACGTGCCTGCAGAGTGCAGTCGGAGGTCGGATATTATTGCAACAATTATCGGCGCCGCGGGCACAGAAACAACACAAACAGCGAACACAAACATCGCGCCTCTCTGGTCTCACGGTTCCCAGACCTGATGTCACAATGAAAACACTTCCGATCCAAGATTACACACAAGTAGATTaatgtaatagcctttattgcacattcatgccctatcgggctaagtacaggcatatagatacaaagggtagtaatgcagtaaacatggtttctaagactaatctaaaacataaattctaaaactattctaatacatttgttcggcttcttctcgtttcttagttatgttgaatatgtagcttgagatgtgtttgtattaATAGAATCAAGTAGTTGTTTATAGACGCcagttacatgtactaataGGGTCGCCGGGATATTTTTCTTCTCTCTGTTCGTTACTTGGTTCTCTGAAATCTTTTCTGCTAAAACTAAAGAGAAGAATGCTTATATTTTGACCCCAACTTTCGAGGAAAGTCATCGATATTGCCTTCCTATAGTAGTAGAGGTGTTGGTGGTGTTTCCATTGcactcaaagttcaaagttccaGGAACTAAGGTCAAATGTAAGGAAAGTTGCATTGTTCGAGATGTTAACCAGCCCGGTGTGTTGACTGTCTGTGGTTCCTGtgcccaaggaggttgaaacttCCTTGCTGTACCAGTATCTGATCACAGGATGTCTGTTTCTCTATTATTTTCATAGCTGAACCTGCCCATTATCTTCACGTAAAATTGGAGAACCTTATAAATTAGCGGCCAAGGCAAAGGAAGGCCAACAGCTCCGTGCTTCCGCCGTGCCCTTGTAGCAGTTGTGTTTCCTGTAGGACTGACCTCGCTACAAGGAGAAGGCCTCAGCAAGGAAATTGTAACGATAACATCCTCTACAGGCTACATGTCTGAGGGCGAAAggaaaacaagatgggtaaaaacaacaataacaacaatacatTGCCCTCTATCGTTGAAGAGAATCATCATTCACGTAtttacacagttaatagaattttcatcaagcagtgactactttttaaaggtaaactcaCGTGCCTCCAAATTTCCGAtagctatcagtccatctttgGAGGTACGTCTGTTATACTCTTATAacgtagtcactgcttgatgaaaaattctatacTACCCTCTAGACTTCAATCTAGAAACCATAAGCGAGAACTGAAGCGACACaacatggcatcacagccaacatgTGTTTTAGTCCTGTTTAGTCTAGAAATGCAGAAAGCAACGCTACTTCTGTAGCCTAGTGtcacaactacactcaaggatGCTGTATTCTACGAATAGTCAGTACTATGTAGCTATCATACTTGTGACGTGAGTTCTACACTTTGCAAAACGCCTTCACTTCTGCAGCTACACTCAAAGCTAACTCATCGGTGTTGCCTCCTGTAAGTACACTTATTGCTACGCAAGTgttagcctctatcaggctcaaCAGGTCGCTGGAAGGTAGTTTCAGCTGTCTAAGTAAGCCAGAAAGCACGCCAGAGGATTTAGTTGGTCGAGGaagtcgcaaactgtactcctctggCCAGGCGTGTtctctgtcttatttggccaatttctactattttccagcgacctgtggagcccgGTAGAGGCTAtgcaagtgtcacttcttcaAGTACGGGACTCATTTCTTTTCTTACAAGAACTCTCGAGGTGAACATGGCggaagaaaacaattttcacgAGATCGGACGAAGATGTCATCCCCATAACTCCCTTACTGTTGCCCAGTGATTGTTCTAAATGACAGTTTAACTCCTCCGTCCGTCCGAGCCAGGGTGTCATTAAGTCCCCGGATGTATAATTACGTCATCACGACCCCGTTTCATGGCCAGCGAGGCATGCGCAAATCGTGGTTCGATAATCACCGGGCATTAATCTAGATAATCACCGCCTGTCGGGCTGTCATTCACCCAGAGGTCAGAGttgaagaaaagaaaggaaagaaaaaagacacgAACCAGACCAACCAAACTGCAacgtaaagaaagaaagagtgaAAGTTTTAGATTGATGTCTCTCGTAAAAAGTGAAAGTTAAGGAACGAATTGATCTTGACAGGTTGGTAATGAGGAGTAATAAGGAGAGAATATTGGAAGCATTCTCTTAAGCAAAGGGGACAGAAGTTGTGTCAAAACTCCTTATTCCGCGACTTTGGTCCCCTTTGCCTTTAAAAATCCAATTTTAGATGGTCATAATTTTGTGTTCAATCGTGATATCGAAAATCAATTGATGCTTTTTTGATGCTCTTACTTAGCAAGTTCTACCATCCTGTacatttttattgaaaaatattgatgtttgattttttgccCCTCCTTCTTGTTTAAGACACGAAATCATTTGGATTGTCACAGGTTTGAAAGCTGATATCCAGTATAAAGCTACCaaaccagaatggctatcacatcaaaatcGGTATCACAAGCCTTCTACTactcaaaaataacaaggagaatttgccacctcaGAGGGTACCAATATGCCCTCTCTCTCACTACTAGGGGAATGTCTGAATGCTCGGAAGACGCGGGGTAAGTTTATGCCCCGTGGCGGTTGTGCTGTCAGGTTGTCCAGACTGGCCCAGTGTCTGTCTCCGCGTCGCCACATTCCGCAGTTAAACACCGCTGGTACGTCATCTGTACTGATAACGGCTTATTAAACTCCGTACCTATCAGTGCCGTCTGATAAAGTCTTATTAAACTTCTTATCTATCACCTGCTGAATGTTAGCCTCCTTGGCAGACGTCTTAGTGGGATGGTGGGCCATCTTTATTTGATAATCTTGATTTGTCTTGTGTGTGTCATACACACGGACGCACGCACAtagatacacacagacacacacggacattcacgcacacacacacacacacacagcgagacacacacacacacatacacacagagcgACACAGAcagggacacacacacacacacggacgcacgcacacagatacacacatacacacacggacacacacacacacacacacacacacacacagcgagacacacacacatacacacagagcgACACAGAtagggacacacacacacacagggacacacacacacagagtgagacacacacacacacagagagcgacacacacacacacacacatatacacacacacacagacacacacacagacacacacacagagcgacacacagacacacacagacacacactcctTGCGGTTGAGTAATTACATCCCGATGTCAATGAGATGACGCCCGCGGAGAAGGCCGTTGTAGGCTTCAGTCCGTCGTCAGGTTAGCATACTCGGTGATTACCGGAGCGCTGGGGCCCACGGAGAAGCCTGTTGGAGGCTAGCGCCTGTGTTAAGCCCAGGTGTCCATGTTAATGTACTGGTTACCCAGGTTAGCATACTGGGTACTAGTAATTACCTGAGCGCTGGGACCAATTTTCTGCATGCTATCCTCACCGTGAGGCCTGCGTTATGTTAACCCGTCATGGGGGCGACAACAAAGTCCCGCCGCGGCCATGTTACATACACAACATCGCTTATCACATACACAACACCGCTTATCAGATACATAACATAACTTATCAGGTACATGACATCAGTTATCGGCTAAAGCTGGTCTTCTTGTTGGTCTGGAAATGCACAGGGCAAAACTGGACAGACAGACTTTCCAACTGTAACGCGATAGATTAAATCATTAAATTGTCCGTATTATGTGTTGATATATTGTCGATGTTATGAGCTATGTGATAGAATTGGGACATTTTGCATAGCTTCAATGggctactcttcaagcagaggttagtctccggctgtttttttttaacgtttttttagtcgtttttatcgggctttctattttgtacaacaccttggctggcgtacttcaagaaaaatgacaaaatagaaagcccgataaaaacgactaaaaaaacagccggagcctaacctctgcttcgagagtaCAATGGGCTACAACTGGGTCCATTTGCCTATTTCTTGATCAATGTTTCCATCATATATCATGTGTTTTGCAAGATTGAGGATAAAATTGACCCCGATGCTACTTTTGGGTAAACAATGACAGTCTCCCTTGCTTTGTTGATGTTACTCTCAGACTTACATAACGTTTGACGGCTTGTTTATATAGATGGAGAAGAGGTGACCAAGAGCTCTTGTGATTTTGTCTTGTCAATAAGAGCATTACATAACACCCCCTCTATAAACTGTCATTCAGGGTCATTCGgaggtcgcccccctccccacacaagTTATTTTCATCCTAGaagatttttttgttcattcCTTAAAAAGACAGTAAAAACTTCAGTTTTGGCCATACTCCTCCGTGGAGACGAGTCGAATGCATCGGTAAACactttgtttacctgttgttgtttgtttttcattatcACCAAGGTGACAGGTCCTGaccaaacattgtttttgtttccagaCCGTCGCAAGTTCAACAGCAGAGAGATGATGGGTGAGCCTACAGTGGGGTTGAAGGCTGGGAGAGGATACCACCAGCGGTTCGGCGCGCGGTCACAGAAAACCCCGGCCGTGCAGGAGTCTGGTAAGGGGAAAGTGGCCGTGGGAGCCAGCGGGAACAAGTTCGCGGCCATGCGGGCCATGTTCGAGCGGGGCGCCGCCGAGGACGGGGAGAACAAGCCGGCGCCGCCGCCAAGACGGAGGGCGAAAGATTCGAGTATGAAGCGACCCGACAGCTGGATACTCCAAGATAAGACGGAGGGGAAGACGGCTGAGAAGACGGAGGAGAAAACGGCTGGAAGATCTTATCGCAACGAAGATGATAAGAACGCTGCGGTGGAGAAGAGTAAGCTGTCGTCCCGCAGAACTGTCAATCAAAAAACGCCGTTTTCCCGCGAAAAGACAGCCGAGAAGACGGCGGGAAGATCGTCTCGAAACGAAGATGATAAGAACGCGGCGGTGGAGAAGAGTAAGCTGTCGTCCCGCAGAACTGTCAATCAAAAAACGCCGTTTTCCCGCGAAAAGACAGCCGAGAAGACGGCGGGAAGATCGTCTCGAAACGAAGATGATAAGAACGCGGCGGTGGAGACGCACAAGCTGTCGTCCCACAgaactgtcaatcaaaacaCGCCGTTTTCCCGCGAGAAGACGACGGAAGACAGACTCGGTTCGAATATCAGGGAGAAAACAGACAGAGCGCCCGAGCCACCAAAACGAGAATCCCCCAAGACAGCACCCAGAGATAACGTCTTGAGAAAGGCGACGCCGTCTTCAGCACCGACGGAAGATGTAGAAACGTCGAAGACGTCAAAACCCCTCAGAAGACTCGTGAACGGAGTCTCCGAGGAGCGGAAACATTCGGAGACGCGTTCTATCTCGACGCCCAAAGTTGCCACAGAAAAGTTTACAGACGAGACTGTGTTGAGTGTGATTGAGGacagaaacaagatggcggacacggAACCTGAGAACTCCTCAGAGATGGGAGGCGGGGGGAGCCTGACGGCAGAGGTTGTGTTTGTAGACGAGGTTGTCTCAGAGGAAGAGAGCGAAACTGTCCCGCGGACAGGTACGTCAAGCAGAGGTCAGCTCGCTGATGACGTCCCTGCCGTACAGGTGAGCCGAGAAATCAGAACGTCGACGTCACGGCGGCGGCGAGTGGGACGTCATGACGCACCGGACGTCAACTCTTACGAGCTGCACATCAGCGAGAACGGAACGTCAGATGAAGATCCGAGTAGGACTAACGTTGGCGTAGAAAACGTCGCTGAGAGGGTGACGCCTACGCCAGCGCCACGTCGGAACAGAGTTAACCCCCACAGGGACGTTGACGCTGCGACGCCGGTAAGTAAGGATGATACTACTAACGGCGTAGACGTCCGGGAATCGGTGCAAACAAAATCGTCCACGCAAAGTCGACGCATAGCTGACGGAGACGAAAAGAACATTGGACTAAATGGAACGTCGACGTCAACGCAGCGTCAGAACAACGTTACCCCCCGCAAAACCGTCGAAGCAGAGACGAGCGGCGAGAACAGGACAGCACCAAGGACCGATGATACCAACGGCGTTGACGTCAACTCAGAAAAACTGGTCCAAAAGGAAACAGCCGCGCAGCGTCGgcgccaagcagatgttgcccTGGAAAATATCGGCAAAAATGACTCTTTGACGCGACCTCAAAGCAAGTTGGCCGCTGAAACagacgaagaagaaaaaagcgcTGAAAACGGAACATCGACGCAACGCCGGGGTGAGATAACCAACGTCGACGTAGAGAAAAGCAACGAGGACGGCACGTCGACGCGACGTCGAAGTAGGATTGCCGCAGATGTAGGTGACGCAGATAAATCCAGCGAGAAAGACGCTCCGACGCGACGTCGCAGCAGAATAGCTGACGTCGACGTCGAGAAAAACGACGCTAACGGAGCGCCGACGCGACGCCGCAGCAGAGTAGCTGACGTCGACGATAACGGCGAAAACGGAGCGCCGACGCGACGACGCAGCAGGATAGCGGCGGAAATAGACGACGTCGACGCCGAGCTGGCGCGGCCGCGGTACCGACGTCGGGACAGAGACGCCGCCGACGCCGACCTGGACGTGCCAACGCGCCGCCGGAGCAGGAACGGCGACGTCGCGACGTCAGTGACGGGCCGCGCCCGTGCGACGCTGCTTCCCGAGGACGGGACGCTGGAGCTGAACTCGGCGGCGTACGGCAAGGTGGCGACGCTGCAGTGGGGGTTCCGCGCGCCCGGGTACGCAGACAGGCTGGACAGGAGGCGCCCGCTCGAGAAGATGAACGGGGATGAGATGGCGCTTAGGTAGGGCCGGATTCTAACGTTGTCGGTTTTCATGTTTAGAATAAcgtttttgttgaaatatcTTTATTTCAGTAGAATTATGTATTTGTGGTTATGTatga harbors:
- the LOC118405879 gene encoding uncharacterized protein LOC118405879, with translation MMGEPTVGLKAGRGYHQRFGARSQKTPAVQESGKGKVAVGASGNKFAAMRAMFERGAAEDGENKPAPPPRRRAKDSSMKRPDSWILQDKTEGKTAEKTEEKTAGRSYRNEDDKNAAVEKSKLSSRRTVNQKTPFSREKTAEKTAGRSSRNEDDKNAAVEKSKLSSRRTVNQKTPFSREKTAEKTAGRSSRNEDDKNAAVETHKLSSHRTVNQNTPFSREKTTEDRLGSNIREKTDRAPEPPKRESPKTAPRDNVLRKATPSSAPTEDVETSKTSKPLRRLVNGVSEERKHSETRSISTPKVATEKFTDETVLSVIEDRNKMADTEPENSSEMGGGGSLTAEVVFVDEVVSEEESETVPRTGTSSRGQLADDVPAVQVSREIRTSTSRRRRVGRHDAPDVNSYELHISENGTSDEDPSRTNVGVENVAERVTPTPAPRRNRVNPHRDVDAATPVSKDDTTNGVDVRESVQTKSSTQSRRIADGDEKNIGLNGTSTSTQRQNNVTPRKTVEAETSGENRTAPRTDDTNGVDVNSEKLVQKETAAQRRRQADVALENIGKNDSLTRPQSKLAAETDEEEKSAENGTSTQRRGEITNVDVEKSNEDGTSTRRRSRIAADVGDADKSSEKDAPTRRRSRIADVDVEKNDANGAPTRRRSRVADVDDNGENGAPTRRRSRIAAEIDDVDAELARPRYRRRDRDAADADLDVPTRRRSRNGDVATSVTGRARATLLPEDGTLELNSAAYGKVATLQWGFRAPGYADRLDRRRPLEKMNGDEMALRGALLSADVDKVKDMVSTWPHKVLDFRNVYGQSGISPLQNGHVGKDQSEEVEVFPKRPIEYSNPVVSWSRDVTKAVVEGLTTKTNSGFQAVCMQNVLPDKDMTNDFATAALGAESQDSKMEGTLDVYMNVWLKWGYSNSEKLTKALAGGRGGAARMRLHASSAVVHRAHRCYKFVGELINTLDPEVTTGFEVYENEADLEEKFKDIVKLKNLTSLTLAGCLPEGTSPEYLQTLVSSMPNLRRLDVRRNPLTGWFAELLGTASPLQYLNIAQCGVSQIDLYFLANSHHIGQLEELDLSGTDLTGLLDDVTQLLLQASGNLKWLGTAECNLGAHAQTVLELLEKLPYLEEWDLNDNEFTEEDVCKIVEACAKVPGFHFLKITPPATVNSADPKEGSKEVRRFDGLVKAALRRACADEDRKMRCLVTYKLPEYKDEPPTLI